A stretch of the uncultured Bacteroides sp. genome encodes the following:
- the nadD gene encoding nicotinate (nicotinamide) nucleotide adenylyltransferase yields MKIKTGIFGGTFNPIHIGHLALANYICEFEALDELWFLVTPQNPLRTGSKFLNDNKRLELVKLAIEGYPKFVASDFEFHLPKPSYSIDTIDELKKAYPDREFVLVIGADNWLIFDRWKDYQRIIDENEIWIYPRPGSVVDKTTLPPSVKLTNVPEIDICSTFIRDGIKNGKDIRYFMHPAVYNKIKEKSYFL; encoded by the coding sequence ATGAAAATTAAAACGGGTATTTTCGGGGGAACTTTTAATCCTATTCACATTGGGCACCTGGCACTGGCAAACTATATTTGCGAGTTCGAGGCGTTGGATGAGCTATGGTTCCTGGTCACCCCTCAGAACCCGTTAAGAACAGGAAGCAAATTCCTTAACGACAACAAACGGCTGGAGCTTGTAAAACTCGCCATTGAGGGTTATCCCAAATTTGTAGCTTCTGATTTCGAATTTCATCTACCCAAACCTTCTTACTCAATTGATACAATTGATGAATTGAAAAAGGCTTATCCAGACAGGGAGTTTGTGTTGGTTATCGGAGCCGATAACTGGCTTATTTTTGACCGCTGGAAAGACTACCAAAGAATAATTGACGAGAACGAGATATGGATTTATCCTCGCCCGGGATCAGTAGTAGATAAAACAACACTTCCACCTTCAGTAAAACTCACTAATGTGCCCGAGATAGATATTTGCTCCACATTTATCAGAGACGGAATTAAAAACGGCAAGGACATAAGATACTTTATGCATCCGGCCGTTTATAATAAAATCAAGGAAAAGAGTTATTTCTTGTAA
- the gmk gene encoding guanylate kinase, whose amino-acid sequence MTGKLIIFSAPSGSGKSTMINYLLKQDLHLAFSISATSRPPRGSEQHGVEYFFLSPEEFRQRIDNDEFLEYEEVYKDRFYGTLKAQVEKQLEAGENVVFDVDVVGGCNIKKFYGDRALSVFIQPPSLKELRNRLEGRGTDEPSVIESRLAKAEFELGFACKFDVVIINDVIEEARARALNVIKEFLEK is encoded by the coding sequence ATGACCGGAAAGTTAATTATATTCTCAGCACCTTCAGGCTCTGGTAAGTCTACAATGATTAACTATTTGTTAAAACAGGACCTGCACCTTGCTTTCTCCATTTCGGCAACCAGTCGTCCGCCAAGAGGAAGTGAACAACACGGCGTGGAATACTTTTTTCTTTCGCCGGAAGAGTTCCGTCAACGCATAGACAACGATGAATTCCTGGAATATGAAGAAGTGTACAAGGATAGATTCTATGGCACCTTGAAAGCACAGGTTGAGAAACAACTTGAAGCTGGAGAGAATGTAGTGTTCGATGTAGATGTTGTAGGTGGATGCAACATCAAGAAGTTCTATGGAGACCGGGCACTCTCTGTGTTTATTCAACCACCTTCATTAAAAGAACTCCGAAATCGTTTGGAAGGAAGAGGCACGGATGAACCTTCTGTTATTGAAAGTCGTTTGGCAAAAGCTGAATTCGAACTGGGATTTGCCTGTAAGTTCGATGTAGTGATTATTAATGACGTAATAGAAGAGGCGCGCGCCAGAGCTCTTAACGTTATCAAAGAGTTTCTGGAAAAGTAA
- a CDS encoding YicC/YloC family endoribonuclease encodes MIQSMTGYGKATITLSDKKINVEIKSLNSKALDLSTRIAPVYREKEMEIRNEIAKFLERGKIDFSLWVEKGEADSITPINSAVVEGYYKQIKQLSDTLEIPMPADWFKVLLRMPDVMTKNEVQELSDEEWAEAHQAIEEAIQHLVDFRKQEGKALGKKFREKISNIGALLISIAPHEEERIEKIKTRITDALEKTVSVDYDKNRLEQELIYYIEKLDINEEKQRLANHLTYFINTMEDGCGQGKKLGFISQEMGREINTLGSKSNNAEMQKIVVQMKDELEQIKEQVLNVM; translated from the coding sequence ATGATACAGTCAATGACCGGATACGGGAAAGCCACAATTACCCTTTCCGACAAGAAGATTAACGTTGAAATAAAATCACTAAACAGCAAAGCGCTGGACTTATCAACCCGTATTGCTCCGGTTTACCGTGAGAAGGAAATGGAGATACGAAATGAAATTGCAAAGTTCCTGGAACGTGGTAAAATCGACTTCAGCCTTTGGGTAGAAAAGGGCGAAGCAGACTCAATAACTCCAATCAATTCGGCTGTTGTTGAAGGATACTACAAACAAATAAAACAACTCTCAGATACACTGGAAATTCCAATGCCTGCCGATTGGTTTAAGGTATTACTAAGAATGCCCGATGTAATGACTAAAAATGAGGTTCAGGAACTTTCTGATGAAGAATGGGCTGAAGCGCATCAGGCTATAGAAGAAGCCATTCAGCATTTAGTTGATTTTCGCAAGCAGGAAGGTAAAGCTTTAGGAAAAAAATTCAGAGAAAAAATTTCTAATATCGGTGCTTTACTGATTTCCATTGCTCCACACGAAGAGGAACGAATTGAAAAGATTAAGACACGTATCACTGATGCTCTGGAAAAAACAGTAAGCGTGGATTATGATAAAAACCGCTTGGAACAAGAACTGATATATTATATTGAAAAGCTTGACATCAATGAAGAAAAGCAGCGCCTTGCCAACCACCTTACCTATTTCATTAACACAATGGAAGACGGATGTGGCCAGGGAAAGAAGCTGGGATTCATTTCACAGGAAATGGGACGTGAAATCAATACTCTGGGCAGCAAATCAAATAATGCAGAAATGCAAAAAATTGTTGTTCAGATGAAAGATGAACTAGAACAGATAAAAGAACAGGTTTTAAACGTTATGTAA
- the accC gene encoding acetyl-CoA carboxylase biotin carboxylase subunit, with the protein MIKRILVANRGEIAVRVMRSCREMEIESIAIFSEADRTAKHVLYADEAYCVGGAASKDSYLNIEKIIEVAKAHQVDAIHPGYGFLSENSLFASRCKEEGIIFIGPDAETMNLMGDKISARKQMIKANVPVVPGTEKSLTDVNEAIDVCNKIGYPVMLKASMGGGGKGMRLIHNESEVEEAYTTAKSEALSSFGDDTVYLEKFVEEPHHIEFQILGDNHGNVIHLCERECSVQRRNQKIVEESPSPFVTTDLRKEMGTAAVAAAKAVNYKGAGTIEFLVDKDRNFYFLEMNTRLQVEHPITEEVLGVDLVKEQIHVANGAPLRLKQEDVQQRGHAIECRICAEDTEFNFMPCPGVIRQITEPNGIGVRIDSYVYEGYEIPIHYDPMIGKLIVWAVTRKYAIERMRRVLHEYKITGVKTNISYLRSIMDTPDFVNGKYDTGFIQKNAESLQKGISSDGEEAEKVAMIAAYIDYLMNLEENNSNLDTDNRPISRWREFGLHKGVLRI; encoded by the coding sequence ATGATTAAAAGAATCTTAGTTGCTAACCGTGGAGAAATTGCAGTGAGAGTTATGCGCTCTTGCAGAGAAATGGAGATTGAATCCATTGCTATCTTTTCAGAAGCGGACAGGACGGCTAAACATGTCTTATATGCTGACGAAGCTTACTGTGTAGGTGGCGCGGCCTCTAAAGACAGCTATTTAAACATAGAAAAAATTATTGAAGTAGCCAAAGCTCATCAGGTAGATGCAATTCATCCGGGCTATGGCTTTTTATCTGAAAACTCTTTGTTCGCTAGCCGATGCAAAGAGGAAGGCATCATATTTATTGGCCCCGATGCGGAGACTATGAATTTGATGGGCGACAAAATCTCTGCTCGTAAACAAATGATAAAGGCAAATGTGCCTGTTGTTCCCGGAACAGAGAAAAGTCTGACTGATGTCAATGAAGCAATTGATGTCTGCAATAAGATCGGTTATCCGGTTATGCTTAAAGCTTCTATGGGAGGCGGTGGTAAAGGTATGCGTCTTATTCACAACGAAAGCGAAGTGGAAGAGGCTTATACTACTGCAAAATCAGAAGCTCTCTCTTCTTTTGGTGATGATACTGTTTACCTTGAGAAATTTGTGGAAGAACCTCATCATATTGAGTTCCAGATCTTAGGTGACAATCACGGAAACGTAATTCATCTTTGTGAAAGAGAATGTTCTGTTCAACGTCGTAACCAAAAGATTGTGGAAGAAAGTCCTTCTCCATTTGTTACTACGGATCTGAGAAAAGAAATGGGAACAGCGGCGGTTGCGGCAGCTAAGGCTGTTAACTATAAAGGAGCAGGTACAATTGAATTCCTGGTTGACAAGGATCGTAACTTCTACTTCCTTGAAATGAATACCCGTTTGCAGGTAGAACATCCTATTACGGAAGAAGTTCTTGGCGTGGATTTAGTTAAGGAACAGATTCATGTTGCCAATGGCGCACCTTTGCGTCTTAAACAAGAAGATGTGCAACAGAGAGGACATGCCATTGAATGTCGTATTTGTGCAGAAGATACTGAATTTAACTTTATGCCTTGTCCGGGTGTAATCCGCCAGATTACAGAACCTAACGGAATTGGTGTTCGTATAGATAGTTATGTGTACGAAGGGTATGAAATACCTATTCATTATGACCCGATGATTGGTAAGCTGATTGTATGGGCTGTTACACGTAAATACGCAATTGAGCGTATGCGTCGTGTACTTCATGAATATAAAATAACAGGTGTTAAGACTAATATCAGTTATTTGAGAAGCATAATGGATACTCCCGATTTTGTAAATGGGAAATATGACACAGGCTTTATTCAAAAGAACGCCGAAAGTCTTCAAAAAGGAATTTCGTCTGATGGAGAAGAAGCTGAGAAAGTCGCTATGATAGCTGCATACATTGACTATCTGATGAATCTGGAAGAGAACAACTCAAACTTGGATACAGATAATCGTCCTATCAGTCGTTGGAGAGAATTTGGCTTGCATAAAGGCGTATTGAGAATCTAA
- a CDS encoding biotin/lipoyl-containing protein: MEIHIGNRIAQIELLEKDGNNVRLTIDGIEYEVDVTMAENGACSILHDGKSYNAELTRSDNGKSYKINTLFSSFNVDIVDTNAKYLRMRKKEEERQDDKIVSPMPGKIVKIPVKVGDLVAAGETVAVIEAMKMQSNYKVTSDCYIKEILVNEGDSVNSDQQLILLDLNVVNE; the protein is encoded by the coding sequence ATGGAAATACATATAGGAAACAGAATTGCCCAAATTGAACTTCTTGAAAAAGATGGCAATAACGTGAGACTGACAATTGACGGAATTGAGTACGAAGTTGATGTAACAATGGCGGAAAACGGAGCCTGTTCCATTCTTCACGATGGTAAGTCTTACAATGCCGAACTAACTCGTTCGGATAATGGTAAGAGCTATAAAATTAATACTCTTTTCTCTTCTTTCAATGTAGATATTGTTGATACAAATGCAAAATATCTCCGCATGAGAAAGAAAGAAGAAGAACGACAAGACGATAAAATTGTATCGCCAATGCCAGGTAAGATTGTTAAGATACCTGTAAAAGTAGGTGATCTTGTTGCTGCCGGAGAGACAGTAGCTGTTATCGAAGCAATGAAAATGCAAAGTAATTATAAGGTAACGTCTGATTGTTATATTAAAGAAATTCTGGTAAATGAGGGTGACTCTGTAAATAGTGACCAACAATTAATTTTACTGGATTTAAACGTTGTAAATGAATAA
- a CDS encoding acyl-CoA carboxylase subunit beta translates to MMEKEDQYSHFIERNKNAELGGGVSKIEKQHEAGKMTARERIEMLLDKGTFVELDKLMVHRCTNFGMDKNVIPGDGVVSGYGKIDGRQVFVFAYDFTVYGGTLSATNSKKIVKVQELALKNGAPVIALNDSGGARIQEGVESLTGYASIFYQNTMASGVIPQISAILGPCAGGACYSPALTDFIFMVKEKSHMFVTGPDVVKTVTHEDVSKEELGGAYTHSSKSGVSHFLSNSEEELLMGIRELLSFLPSNNMEDAPVVAAKDDIHREEESLQSVVPADPNIPYDIKDIIEPVMDDHYFFEVMPHFAKNAVVGFARLGGKSVGVVANQPAYLAGVLDIDASDKISRFIRFCDCFNIPLVTFEDVPGFLPGCTQEHNGIIRHGAKIVYAYAEATVPKVTLITRKAYGGAYIVMSSKQIGSDVNLAYPNAEIAVMGAEGAVNILYRKADEETKKQAIEDYKTNFANPYKAAELGYIDEIILPKQTRYKLIQALDMARNKMQTNPPKKHGNMPL, encoded by the coding sequence ATTATGGAAAAAGAAGATCAATATAGCCACTTTATTGAAAGAAACAAGAATGCTGAACTTGGAGGTGGAGTTAGTAAAATAGAAAAGCAACACGAAGCAGGCAAGATGACTGCACGCGAACGCATTGAAATGCTTCTTGATAAAGGAACATTTGTGGAACTGGATAAACTGATGGTTCACCGTTGCACAAATTTTGGAATGGATAAGAATGTGATTCCTGGCGATGGAGTTGTTTCCGGATACGGAAAGATTGACGGACGTCAGGTTTTTGTTTTTGCATATGATTTTACCGTTTATGGCGGAACATTAAGTGCCACAAACTCAAAGAAGATTGTAAAGGTACAGGAACTGGCGCTAAAGAATGGTGCTCCGGTTATTGCCTTGAATGATTCGGGTGGTGCCCGTATTCAGGAAGGTGTTGAAAGCTTGACTGGTTACGCTTCTATTTTTTATCAGAATACAATGGCTTCGGGAGTAATTCCTCAGATCTCGGCAATTCTTGGACCATGTGCCGGTGGCGCTTGTTACTCTCCTGCACTGACCGACTTTATCTTTATGGTGAAGGAAAAAAGTCACATGTTTGTAACCGGACCTGATGTGGTAAAAACGGTTACTCACGAAGATGTAAGCAAAGAAGAACTGGGTGGTGCCTATACACATAGCAGTAAGAGTGGAGTTAGCCACTTCTTAAGTAACTCTGAAGAAGAACTTCTGATGGGAATCCGTGAATTACTAAGCTTCCTTCCTTCAAATAATATGGAAGATGCTCCGGTAGTTGCAGCTAAGGATGATATTCACCGTGAAGAAGAATCACTTCAAAGTGTAGTACCTGCTGATCCTAATATTCCTTATGATATTAAAGATATTATTGAACCGGTGATGGATGATCATTATTTCTTTGAAGTAATGCCTCATTTTGCTAAGAACGCTGTAGTTGGTTTTGCCCGCTTAGGTGGAAAATCTGTAGGTGTTGTGGCTAATCAGCCTGCTTATTTGGCTGGTGTGCTTGATATTGATGCTTCAGACAAAATTTCCCGCTTCATTCGTTTCTGTGATTGTTTCAATATTCCATTGGTTACTTTCGAAGATGTTCCGGGATTCCTTCCGGGATGCACACAGGAACACAATGGCATTATCCGTCACGGAGCAAAGATTGTTTATGCTTATGCTGAGGCTACGGTGCCAAAGGTTACCTTGATTACCCGTAAGGCTTACGGTGGCGCATACATTGTTATGAGTAGCAAACAGATCGGTTCGGATGTGAATCTTGCTTATCCAAATGCAGAAATTGCAGTGATGGGAGCAGAGGGAGCTGTAAATATTCTATATCGTAAAGCCGATGAAGAAACAAAGAAGCAAGCTATTGAAGATTACAAGACTAACTTTGCCAATCCTTATAAAGCAGCAGAGTTGGGATACATTGATGAGATTATTCTTCCTAAGCAAACACGCTATAAATTGATTCAGGCTTTGGATATGGCTCGTAACAAGATGCAGACTAATCCACCGAAGAAACACGGAAATATGCCGTTATAA
- the tsaB gene encoding tRNA (adenosine(37)-N6)-threonylcarbamoyltransferase complex dimerization subunit type 1 TsaB: MPCILHIETSTAVCSVAISEDGQVIFNKEDFNGPSHAVSLGVFVDEALSFADSRAIMLDAVAVSCGPGSYTGLRIGVSMAKGVCYGRNIPLIGIPTLEVLSVPVLLHQELPDDALICPMIDARRMEVYAAVYDRALQVKRPTAADIVDENSFLEFLKEHPVYFFGDGAAKCREKITHPNAHFIDDIRPLAKLMSPLAEKAFAKGDFKNVAYFEPFYLKEFVASKPKTLL; this comes from the coding sequence ATGCCTTGTATTTTACATATTGAAACCTCTACTGCCGTTTGTTCGGTTGCAATCAGTGAGGATGGTCAGGTAATTTTCAATAAAGAAGATTTTAATGGCCCTTCTCATGCTGTGTCTTTAGGCGTTTTTGTTGATGAAGCGCTTTCTTTTGCTGATAGTCGGGCAATAATGCTTGACGCTGTAGCAGTGAGTTGCGGTCCCGGCTCTTATACCGGATTACGCATCGGTGTTTCAATGGCAAAAGGTGTTTGTTACGGACGAAACATCCCGTTAATTGGCATTCCAACATTGGAGGTACTTAGTGTACCTGTCCTGTTGCATCAGGAACTACCCGATGATGCTTTGATTTGTCCGATGATTGATGCCCGCCGAATGGAAGTTTATGCAGCTGTTTATGATCGTGCGCTTCAGGTAAAGCGCCCAACTGCAGCAGATATTGTGGATGAGAATTCTTTTCTGGAGTTTCTCAAAGAACACCCTGTCTACTTCTTTGGTGACGGAGCTGCGAAGTGTCGTGAAAAGATAACCCATCCTAACGCGCACTTTATTGATGATATCCGCCCGTTGGCCAAGCTGATGTCTCCGTTGGCGGAGAAAGCTTTTGCCAAAGGCGATTTCAAAAATGTAGCCTACTTTGAACCTTTTTACTTAAAAGAGTTTGTGGCTTCCAAGCCTAAGACTTTGTTGTAA
- a CDS encoding DUF4290 domain-containing protein: MEYNTQQRVLPLPEYGRSIQNMVDHAMAIEDRAERQRCANTIINIMGNMFPHLRDVPDFKHKLWDHLAIMSDFKLDIDFPYEIIKKDNLYTKPDVIPYPSSKIRYRHYGRTLEKMIKLAADYPEGEEKKQLIALVANHMKKSFMNWNKDNVDDKKIFDDLREYSKGKIELDEESMKLMETKAILFRKTKTNNNPRRYSKQQ, translated from the coding sequence ATGGAATATAACACTCAACAAAGAGTATTACCGCTTCCCGAGTACGGACGAAGCATTCAGAACATGGTTGATCACGCTATGGCTATCGAAGACAGAGCTGAAAGGCAACGTTGCGCAAATACCATTATTAACATAATGGGAAACATGTTTCCTCATTTACGTGATGTGCCCGACTTTAAACATAAGTTGTGGGATCACCTGGCAATTATGTCCGACTTCAAACTAGATATCGACTTTCCGTATGAGATTATTAAGAAAGATAATCTTTATACAAAACCAGACGTGATTCCTTATCCAAGTTCGAAGATTCGCTATCGTCATTATGGCCGCACTCTGGAAAAAATGATTAAGCTGGCAGCCGACTATCCTGAAGGTGAAGAGAAAAAACAATTGATTGCCTTAGTGGCCAATCACATGAAAAAAAGCTTCATGAACTGGAATAAAGACAATGTTGACGACAAGAAAATCTTTGATGACCTTAGAGAATATTCTAAAGGCAAGATTGAACTAGATGAAGAATCAATGAAACTTATGGAAACAAAAGCGATTCTTTTCCGGAAAACTAAAACAAACAACAACCCCCGCCGCTACTCAAAACAACAATAA
- the murA gene encoding UDP-N-acetylglucosamine 1-carboxyvinyltransferase, whose product MASFVIEGGHKLCGEIIPQGAKNEVLQIICATLLTSEEVTVNNIPDILDVNNLIQLMRDMGVMVSKKGINTYSFKAEAVDLAYLQSDEFLKKCSSLRGSVMLIGPMVARFGVAMISKPGGDKIGRRRLDTHFLGIQKLGADFNYVSDRGIYEIKAEELKGTNMLLDEASVTGTANIVMAAVLAKGTTTIYNAACEPYLQQLCKMLNGMGAKISGIASNLLTIEGVESLGGTTHTVLPDMIEVGSFIGMAAMTRSELTIKNVSYENLGIIPESFRRLGIKLEQRGDDIYIPSQDSYEIESFMDGSIMTIADAPWPGLTPDLLSVLLVVATQAKGSVLIHQKMFESRLFFVDKLIDMGAQIILCDPHRAVVIGHNHIFTLRGGNMSSPDIRAGIALLIAAMSAKGISRINNIEQIDRGYQDIERRLNALGARITRIEE is encoded by the coding sequence ATGGCTTCATTTGTAATTGAAGGAGGACACAAGCTTTGTGGAGAAATTATTCCTCAAGGTGCTAAAAACGAAGTGCTGCAAATTATTTGCGCAACATTACTCACATCGGAAGAGGTTACTGTAAATAATATACCCGATATCCTTGATGTGAATAACCTTATCCAATTGATGAGGGATATGGGTGTAATGGTTTCCAAAAAAGGAATTAATACCTATTCGTTCAAAGCTGAAGCTGTGGATTTGGCTTACCTTCAAAGTGATGAGTTCTTAAAGAAATGCTCCAGCCTTCGTGGCTCGGTGATGCTTATTGGCCCAATGGTAGCTCGTTTTGGTGTGGCTATGATATCTAAACCAGGTGGTGATAAGATTGGACGCCGACGTTTGGATACTCACTTTCTGGGGATACAGAAATTAGGAGCCGACTTTAACTATGTTAGTGACAGAGGCATTTACGAAATAAAAGCTGAAGAGCTGAAAGGTACCAACATGTTGCTCGACGAAGCATCAGTGACCGGTACAGCAAATATAGTGATGGCTGCCGTGTTGGCTAAGGGAACTACCACAATTTATAATGCTGCCTGCGAGCCTTATCTGCAACAACTTTGCAAGATGCTGAACGGGATGGGAGCAAAGATTAGTGGAATTGCTTCTAACCTCCTTACTATTGAAGGGGTTGAAAGCCTTGGCGGCACTACTCACACCGTACTTCCTGACATGATTGAGGTGGGAAGCTTCATTGGTATGGCTGCAATGACCCGCAGTGAACTTACTATCAAAAATGTTTCTTACGAGAATCTGGGAATCATTCCTGAAAGTTTCCGCCGTTTGGGTATTAAGCTTGAACAACGTGGCGATGATATTTATATTCCTTCACAGGATAGTTATGAGATTGAATCGTTCATGGATGGTTCTATTATGACTATTGCCGATGCTCCATGGCCGGGACTTACTCCCGACCTTTTGAGTGTGCTGCTTGTTGTGGCTACTCAGGCAAAGGGAAGTGTACTTATTCATCAAAAGATGTTTGAAAGTCGCCTGTTCTTCGTTGACAAACTGATAGATATGGGTGCACAAATTATATTATGCGACCCACACCGTGCGGTTGTAATTGGTCACAATCATATTTTTACCTTACGTGGTGGAAACATGAGCTCGCCTGATATCCGTGCCGGAATTGCTTTGCTTATTGCTGCAATGAGTGCTAAGGGGATAAGCCGTATTAATAACATAGAACAGATTGACCGTGGATACCAGGATATTGAAAGACGCCTGAATGCTCTCGGTGCACGCATCACACGTATAGAAGAATGA
- the rimM gene encoding ribosome maturation factor RimM (Essential for efficient processing of 16S rRNA): protein MIKREEVYKIGLFNKPHGIHGELSFTFTDDAFDRAEDCDYLICLLDGIFVPFFIDEYRFRSDSTALVKLEGIDSTEKARMFTNVEVYFPVKYAEDSSPEELSWDYFVGFQVKDKHHGDIGTVVEVDQSTINTLFVLDKGGEELLIPAQEEFILKMDHKKRTMTVDLPEGLLSLEDVETLD, encoded by the coding sequence ATGATTAAACGGGAAGAAGTATATAAGATAGGTCTTTTTAATAAACCTCACGGCATTCACGGTGAATTGTCGTTTACCTTTACGGACGATGCGTTCGATAGAGCGGAAGATTGTGACTATCTCATCTGTTTGCTTGATGGAATCTTTGTTCCGTTTTTCATTGATGAATACCGTTTCCGGTCGGACTCTACGGCTTTGGTTAAACTCGAAGGGATCGATTCTACCGAAAAGGCACGCATGTTTACTAATGTAGAAGTCTATTTTCCTGTGAAATATGCAGAAGACTCTTCTCCGGAAGAGCTTTCCTGGGATTATTTTGTAGGATTTCAGGTAAAGGATAAACATCATGGTGATATAGGCACGGTGGTGGAAGTAGATCAATCGACCATTAACACGCTGTTTGTACTCGATAAGGGTGGTGAAGAACTACTTATTCCGGCGCAGGAAGAGTTTATTCTGAAAATGGATCACAAGAAAAGAACAATGACTGTTGATCTGCCCGAAGGACTGCTGTCGCTGGAAGATGTGGAAACGCTCGATTGA
- a CDS encoding ABC transporter ATP-binding protein, whose translation MPDAIIQTHDLTIGYVTRKATYPVQIRLSLEVFQGEMVCLIGPNGCGKSTLLRTIAGLQPALRGEVRIDNLPLGKQSLSNKARLLSLVLTDRVEVSNLTVFNLVALGRNPYTDWLGKLTDHDKELVHAALSQVHLEGYANRFINELSDGERQRAMIAKALVQDTPVILLDEPTAHLDINNKVEVMMLLHELARRTNKAIVLSTHELDLALQTADKLWLMTPKHGIAVGTPEDLILTNRFQKVFANNSYRFDLSTGNFMVNHAETPRLVSLKTLGAGNRTYWTERALARSGYQISPNAPAMITVDEAADSWLISEDGNDIACSSLQELLLQLESF comes from the coding sequence ATGCCTGATGCAATTATACAAACCCACGATTTAACCATAGGATATGTAACCCGAAAGGCAACTTATCCGGTTCAGATACGTCTTTCTCTGGAGGTGTTCCAGGGAGAAATGGTTTGCCTGATAGGGCCTAATGGTTGCGGTAAATCTACCCTTTTACGAACAATAGCCGGACTTCAGCCTGCTCTTCGCGGAGAAGTTCGCATTGATAACCTTCCCTTAGGCAAACAATCCCTTTCAAACAAAGCACGGTTGCTCTCACTTGTATTGACTGACCGTGTGGAAGTAAGCAATCTTACCGTTTTCAACCTTGTGGCACTGGGCAGGAATCCCTACACTGACTGGCTGGGAAAACTGACCGATCACGACAAAGAACTGGTGCATGCAGCACTTTCGCAGGTACACCTAGAGGGATATGCCAATCGTTTTATCAATGAACTGTCTGATGGTGAGCGTCAGCGGGCCATGATAGCCAAGGCCCTGGTGCAGGACACACCGGTAATTCTGCTGGATGAGCCCACAGCCCATCTGGATATCAACAACAAAGTAGAGGTGATGATGCTTCTTCATGAACTTGCCCGGCGAACAAACAAAGCAATAGTACTTTCTACTCACGAACTAGACCTTGCTCTTCAAACGGCTGATAAGCTGTGGCTGATGACTCCAAAACACGGAATTGCAGTAGGTACGCCCGAAGATCTGATTCTGACTAACCGTTTTCAGAAAGTCTTTGCGAATAACTCTTACCGTTTCGATTTGTCAACCGGTAATTTTATGGTAAATCATGCTGAGACTCCGCGCCTTGTTTCGTTGAAAACTCTGGGCGCAGGAAACCGTACTTACTGGACTGAGCGTGCATTGGCAAGGAGTGGATACCAAATCTCTCCCAATGCTCCTGCCATGATAACCGTGGATGAGGCTGCCGATTCGTGGCTGATCTCAGAAGATGGTAATGATATTGCCTGTTCTTCTCTTCAGGAACTGTTACTGCAACTGGAGTCATTTTGA